CGGCGTGCTGGCGACCGTGACCGGCGACGACGTCACCCCGGCGGACGTCGCGGTGCTGCTCGACCGGCCCGGTGTGGTGCTCGTCGTCGACGACGGGGAGCTCCTCATCGACTGCTCCGCCAAGGCAGAGCTGCGGACGTTCGTGCGCGGGCTCGTCGACAACGGGCAGGGGCTCGTGCTCGGGGGGAACACCACGGGGCTCGCTGCCGGGTTCGGCGGGTGGCAGGTGGACGCGAAGAAGAACCGGCGCGGGGCGCTGCTGTCCCCGCAGGACACGCTCGCCGGGGACCTGGTGGGGGTCCGGATCTCGCGGTCGTCGATCTCGCCGCGCGTGCAGCCGGGGACGGCGCTCGTGCACCTGGGGACCGGGATCGCGTCGACGGTGCAGGTGCCGATGGTCACCGGGGCGACGCGCACCGGATCGGGTACGGGCAGTGGCGGTGGCTGGGCCGGGGTCGGAGCCGCGGGTGCGGGTGCCGGCGCTGGTGCGGCGGTGGGTGCCGTCGAGGTCGTCGCGGGCGACGCGCCGGGTGGGACGGATTCGGTCGGTCCAGACGGCGTGTCGGCGGGTGTCGCGACCGTCCTGGAGGCGCGGGTCGGTTGAGCAGGTCCGGCCGCAGAAACACGGTTGGCTGGTTACGCGCTGCCCCGATCCGGCTGGCTGGGAGCCAGCCGAGTGGATCGGGACGGAGCGGCCGTTTGTCAAGTCGGTTCTGCACAGTGACAGCCCCGATGGAGAACCTTCGACTCCCACTTGAAGCCGAGTTCTCCACACATGGTGTGGAACAGGAAATCCCCGGTCAAGCATCGAAAGTGTGTTCTTCTGGCGAGTTCTCCACAGCAGAGTGCACAACCATCCACACAGGACCCCGGCGTGTTCCGCAAGCTCTCCACAGAGTTGTCCACAGGGCCTGTTGCTGGGGATAACTCCGTACCCGTAGCTTGGCCCAGCGACTCGGGGATGTCGGTCGCCCGGGGTAGAACTGCTCGGTGGGGAACGGTCCACCGCCGTCCACCAGCACCGTCATGAACACTGAGGAGCACCTGTGTCGATCGCGCACCTGGAGCCGGCCCCGCGTGAGTACGCCGAGCGCAACTCCGACCGGACTCCCCCGCACGACATGCTTGCCGAGCAGTCCACCATCGGCGGCATGATGCTGTCGAAGGACGCCGTCGCCGACGTCATCGAGACCGCCCGCGGTGTGGACTTCTACATCCCCAAGCACGAAGTGATCTTCGACGCGATCCTGTCGCTCTACTCCCACGGTGAGCCGACCGACGTCATCGCCGTCACCGACGAGCTGACGAAGACGGGCCTCCTGTCCCGCGGTGGCGGAGCCGAGTACCTGCACAGCCTGACCAGCATGGTGCCGACCGCGGCGAACGCCGGGTACTACGCCGCGATCGTCGCCGAGAAGGCGGTGCTGCGCCGCCTGGTCGAGGCCGGTACCCGCATCGTGCAGATGGGCTACGCCAGCGAGGGCGAGGTCACCGACCTCGTCAACAGCGCCCAGGCCGAGGTCTACAACGTCGCCGGTGGCGTGCAGACCGAGGACTACGTCCCCCTGACCGAGGCCATCGGCACCGCCATCGACGAGATCGAGGCCGCGAAGGGGCGCGACGGGCAGATGACCGGCGTCCCGACCGGGTTCGCCCAGATGGACGCCCTGACCAACGGCTTCCACCCCGGGCAGCTCATCATCGTCGCCGCACGACCCGCACTCGGCAAGTCGACCCTCGCGCTCGACCTGTGCCGAGCCGCCGCGCTCAAGCACAACCAGACCGCCGCGTTCTTCTCGCTCGAGATGGGGCGCGCCGAGATCGCGATGCGTCTGCTCTCCGCCGAGTCGAGCGTGCCGCTGCAGAACATGCGCAAGGGCACCGTCGACACCCGCGACTGGACGACCATCGCGCAGACCCGCGGCCGCATCAACGACGCCCCGTTCTTCATCGACGACTCCCCCAACATGACCCTGGTCGAGATCCGGGCCAAGTGCCGGCGCCTCAAGCAGCAGCACAACCTGAAGCTCGTCGTCATCGACTACCTGCAGCTCATGACCTCGGGCAAGAAGGTCGAGAGCCGCCAGCAGGAGGTCTCGGAGTTCTCGCGTGCGCTCAAGCTCATGGCGAAGGAGTTGCAGGTTCCGGTCATCGCGCTGTCGCAGCTGAACCGTGGACCCGAGCAGCGCGCCGACAAGAAGCCGATGATCTCCGACCTGCGTGAATCCGGGTCGATCGAGCAGGACGCCGACATGGTCATCCTGCTGCACCGTGAGTCGGCGTACGAGAAGGACAACCCGCGGCAGGGTGAGGCGGACCTCATCGTGGCGAAGCACCGCAACGGGCCGACGGACACCATCACCGTGGCGTTCCACGGGATGTTCTCGCGGTTCGTGGACATGCCGCAGTAGGGGAGTTGTTTGTGACTGTTCAGAGAAAACCGTCGCCTGCTCACCGAAAACGGTCGCAAGACGTCTCAAGCGACCCTTTCGCTGAGCACCATCGGGTAGGACGGGTCGAGGCTGCCTGGGATGCAGGAGGCAGGCCCGTAGGGTTCAGCTCTCGCGCCCAACAACAGATTGAGGTGCGAAGAAGGCGTCCCCGCGAAGGCGGCAGTCCGCCCCCGATTCCTCACGGAGCTCGAGGTTCGAGAGAGCGCGCATTCAAGCGCCTGTGGCGAAGCCAGCGCCCTGTCGCACGCGCGCGACGGCCCGTTCAGCCGACAGTTCGGTGGGGAAAGCTCGGCCAGACCGCGCGAGATCAACGTGGGAACGGCATGCTCGCCACCGCCACTCTCCGACTGCGTTGACGTACACCACGAAACGGACGCCTGAGCTGGCGGCTTTGAAGACCGTCGCCGCGCGCTGGGCGTTAGCCAACGTTTCGAGCCCTGTCCCTGCCCGGGCCATCAGCTCGTTCTTCGATGAGTGCAGGCGCCAGATGAACTGCCCGTTTTGCAGGGGGACCGAAGTGAATCGAAGGGACATCGGGTCCCTACTTCCGTTGCGGCGAGGCTGGCTGCCTCGAGTTGCGATCCTGTCGCTGCGGACAGAGGAGAAGCGTCGCGCTGAGCGGCGGGCGAGCACGGCCGGCGCGAGCTGCTTGAGGCGATGCCACAGGTGGTTCCAGAGGCTTCTTACCACTGGTTCCCGTTCGCCGCTCTCGGGGAAGAGCTGCCCAAACCCTGCTGTCCGGTGAGCAGCCAGATTGGGGGCATTACAACGCCGCGCTCAGACGCGAGCATGACGAAGACCACACCGACGCTCAATCCGTCGTCCGATCTCGGGGTCCAGCAAGGTAGCGGAACTCGTCGCGGCCAGCCGGTAACGGCGCATAGATTTCGGTCCTGACTTACGCCACAAGACACGCCGTCAAAGCATCGCTCGCCGAGCTACGACGTTCACGTGTGCCACGAACGGTCGTTTGAGACACCTGGCACTTGGTCGGTCGGACCACTACCAAACGCGAAGGGGCGGTGGCGACTGCGACTGGATGTCCTGTTCCGCCCCGGGTCTGATGGAGGCTCTCAATCCACGGGAGGATGAGAGTCATGGGAGCACCGAGGAAGTACCCGGAGGAGCTTCGGGAGCGAGCGGTCCGACTCGCGGTGGAAGCGCGCCGCGACCCGAACACCAGAGGCGGTGCGCTGCGTCGGATCGGTGAACAGCTCGGGATCAATCCGGAGACGCTGCGGAACTGGGTGCAGCAGGCCGAGATCGACGCGGGTGACCGGCCCGGCGTCACGACCGACGACGCGCAGCGGATTGCGGAACTCGAACGCGAGGTTCGGGAGTTGCGGCGGGTGAATCAGATTCTGAAGTCGGCGTCGGCTTTCTTCGCGGCGGAGCTCGACCGCCCCTCCAGCAGATGACGCAGCTCATCGACGCGCATAAGCACGAGTTTGGGGTCGAGCCGATCTGTCGCACGTTGCAGGTCGCCCCGTCGAGCTACTACGCGGTGAAGGTCAGACCACCGTCGGCGCGGTCGATCAGTGACGCTGCCCGCACGGTCGAGGTCGAGCGGGTGCACCGGACCAACTACGGCGTTTACGGCGCCCGGAAGGTACACGCACAGCTACGGCGGAGGGGCACGTGATTGCCCGCTGCACCGTTGAGCGACTCATGCGGTCCACCGGACTGCACGCCGTGTCCAAGCGGAAGGGGCCGAAGACGACGATTCCGGGCCCGGTCGGGGACCGGCCGGCGGATCTGGTGCAGCGGGCGTTTACCGCGACCGGCCCGAACCAGCTCTGGGTCGCCGACATCACCTACATCCGCACCTTCTCCGGGTGGGTCTACGCCGCGTTCGTCACGGACGTGTTCTCCCGCCGCATCATCGGCTGGCAGTTGTCGCGGAACATGCGCACCGACCTCGTCCTCGACGCCCTCGAGATGGGCATCTGGACCCGGCAACGCGAGAACCGAGATCTGTCACAGCTGATCCATCACAGCGATCGCGGAGTCCAGTACCGAGCTATTCGCTACACGGACCGGCTCGCTGAGGCCGGTGCGGTCGCGTCCGTTGGGTCCAAGGGCGACAGCTATGACAATGCCCTCGCGGAGGCGAGGAACTCGATCTTCAAGGCCGAGCTGATCCGCAACAAGGGACCGTGGCGCGGCATCGAGCACCTTGAGATCGCGACGGTCAAGTACATCGACTGGTTCAACCACCGCCGTCTGCACGGTGAACTCGGCATGGCCCCGCCGGTCGAGTTCGAGCAAGGCCATTACCGTCACAACCCCGCTCCGACTACCGTCGAAGCGGCACTACCGAGCCTCTACTAAACCCGGGGCGGAACACATCGGTTGCCGGGATGACCGCCCGATGCTCCGCGAGCTGGGCTACATCCGCTTGTCCAGCGTGACAAAGATCGGGCGGTGGTCGCTGCCGCCTGCGTCCTGACCGCCGAGCACGGCGTACGAACGTGCCTTCCAGTTCTTCGTTGCCATCACGTGATCAATAGCAGCACCCACACCACCTGGGAGATTGGCAGGCCACGTGCCCGTCGAATCAATGCCCAGCGAGGAGGCCGCATCATCGCACGCCAGCTGCCCAGCAGACCGGATATTGGTGTCGGTGCCGTTGAAGTCCCCGACCGCGACCACCCCTGCACGTGTCGAGCAGGCGTCGCGGACCCATGCGATGTGCGAGGCCCAGGTCGAAGCGCCGACAATCGACGGCCGCTGCAGGTGCGCCACGAGCAACGGCGGTGCTGCCGCGTCAGACGATTGCGCAAGGAAGCCGGCCCAGGCGGGAGTGTTCGCAGCGTCGACGATGCGATAGTCGCCGAGCTGTTTGGACACGAGAAGCGTTGCCGAAGAATTCTCACTGCCAACAATTTGCATGTCATTCTCGCCAGCGACACTACTCAGCGTCCCCTTCGCGACCTGCGGGAAGTAC
The sequence above is drawn from the Curtobacterium sp. L6-1 genome and encodes:
- the dnaB gene encoding replicative DNA helicase gives rise to the protein MSIAHLEPAPREYAERNSDRTPPHDMLAEQSTIGGMMLSKDAVADVIETARGVDFYIPKHEVIFDAILSLYSHGEPTDVIAVTDELTKTGLLSRGGGAEYLHSLTSMVPTAANAGYYAAIVAEKAVLRRLVEAGTRIVQMGYASEGEVTDLVNSAQAEVYNVAGGVQTEDYVPLTEAIGTAIDEIEAAKGRDGQMTGVPTGFAQMDALTNGFHPGQLIIVAARPALGKSTLALDLCRAAALKHNQTAAFFSLEMGRAEIAMRLLSAESSVPLQNMRKGTVDTRDWTTIAQTRGRINDAPFFIDDSPNMTLVEIRAKCRRLKQQHNLKLVVIDYLQLMTSGKKVESRQQEVSEFSRALKLMAKELQVPVIALSQLNRGPEQRADKKPMISDLRESGSIEQDADMVILLHRESAYEKDNPRQGEADLIVAKHRNGPTDTITVAFHGMFSRFVDMPQ
- a CDS encoding endonuclease/exonuclease/phosphatase family protein, which encodes MSSEDRSRRLRLRRTASVVFLVGGILLIALAAGSTLLRVPLLGIFLAAQAFWQMLLAAAVIVLLIGLAITALSRKRDLLVLSAVVSLVATAGLMVSMTTRSQVTNPAGIQKTGELRILSWNTNQQDVSVEQLEHLILKLHPNVVALPEYFPQVAKGTLSSVAGENDMQIVGSENSSATLLVSKQLGDYRIVDAANTPAWAGFLAQSSDAAAPPLLVAHLQRPSIVGASTWASHIAWVRDACSTRAGVVAVGDFNGTDTNIRSAGQLACDDAASSLGIDSTGTWPANLPGGVGAAIDHVMATKNWKARSYAVLGGQDAGGSDHRPIFVTLDKRM